A genomic window from Peptococcus niger includes:
- a CDS encoding heme-binding Shp domain-containing protein yields MSVKIAIKTVFFAVLLYSMFTLPVLAAESADVGIQPYYAHPLTGVVEDAGDNSAIGQGMVESVLSPGGFYEVDNDGNQWLTLRLNLADHTKNASFAVQTRGSSGFTAVQAMEVQRSGNSVDYMIPVPAADAILRIQIFVVDMGRDVIFYGLMDGQLNNRQSDGATPAVTSAGGLGSTAGGGVGTIPPNAKKSGLTANKGPAGKASTGVQPPAKDMKDTGLGDDFGLLTADSPQLQKDKANNGPWGLVSRILFAALVITLVLITVGAVLGVAVLFFSVRFLRRYNDGKEALLYDAEDRLG; encoded by the coding sequence ATGAGCGTGAAAATCGCCATTAAAACTGTTTTCTTCGCAGTGCTTTTATACTCTATGTTCACGTTGCCAGTTTTGGCGGCAGAGAGCGCTGATGTAGGGATTCAGCCGTATTATGCTCATCCATTAACCGGTGTTGTTGAAGACGCCGGTGATAATTCGGCAATCGGCCAGGGGATGGTGGAGTCGGTTTTGTCACCGGGTGGTTTTTATGAAGTGGACAATGACGGTAACCAATGGCTGACGCTGAGGTTAAACTTGGCAGATCATACAAAAAATGCCTCCTTTGCAGTACAGACCCGTGGCAGTAGCGGATTTACGGCAGTTCAAGCCATGGAGGTCCAGCGTAGTGGCAATTCAGTGGATTATATGATTCCGGTCCCTGCAGCCGATGCCATTTTGCGCATTCAAATTTTTGTGGTGGACATGGGCCGGGACGTTATTTTTTATGGGCTTATGGATGGGCAGTTGAATAACCGCCAATCAGACGGTGCAACGCCGGCTGTCACTTCAGCCGGAGGATTAGGGTCTACTGCCGGCGGTGGGGTCGGGACGATTCCTCCAAATGCAAAAAAAAGCGGTCTTACGGCGAATAAGGGACCGGCTGGGAAAGCAAGCACAGGTGTTCAGCCCCCGGCCAAAGATATGAAAGACACCGGATTGGGTGATGATTTTGGCCTGTTGACTGCGGATAGTCCGCAATTGCAAAAAGATAAGGCCAATAATGGGCCTTGGGGGCTGGTATCCCGCATTCTCTTTGCTGCCCTAGTCATTACTTTGGTATTGATCACCGTTGGTGCTGTCCTTGGTGTAGCAGTGCTGTTTTTCAGCGTGCGTTTTTTGCGCCGCTATAATGACGGAAAGGAGGCGCTGCTTTATGATGCGGAGGACCGTTTGGGCTAA
- the isdE gene encoding heme ABC transporter substrate-binding protein IsdE: MMRRTVWAKSLVSLLMVAVMTAGVFVAYERSHQGTETAEAAETTYQGKETPERIVATSMATVYIMEKLDLGLVGVPESTVDMLPERYAGVEKIGAPMQPDQEVLADLQPDWVLSPVSLVSDLKPIYEKLNLNYGFINLNNVPGMYRSIQDLGERFNRRAEATALLSEYDHFMSAYRQKHPQGSGKKVLILMGLPGSYVVATDHSYVGSLIKLAGGENVYTDPSQPFLNVNVEDMLKKDPDIILRTAHALPDDVMAMFRDEFNKNPNWKHFRAVQKGCVYDLNHERFGMSAKFNYPEALADLEEILYA, encoded by the coding sequence ATGATGCGGAGGACCGTTTGGGCTAAGAGTCTTGTGAGCCTTTTAATGGTGGCGGTGATGACAGCGGGGGTTTTTGTCGCTTATGAGCGCAGCCATCAAGGGACAGAGACCGCAGAGGCGGCAGAAACGACTTATCAAGGGAAAGAGACACCGGAGCGGATTGTTGCCACTTCCATGGCTACTGTTTACATTATGGAAAAGTTGGATTTGGGGCTAGTTGGTGTGCCGGAAAGCACTGTCGATATGCTTCCGGAGCGGTATGCAGGCGTTGAAAAAATTGGTGCGCCCATGCAACCGGACCAAGAGGTGCTGGCTGATTTGCAACCGGATTGGGTTCTTTCTCCGGTCAGCCTAGTGAGTGATTTAAAGCCAATTTATGAAAAACTGAATTTGAACTATGGTTTTATCAATTTAAATAATGTCCCCGGTATGTATCGCAGCATCCAAGACTTGGGCGAGCGTTTTAACCGCCGCGCAGAGGCGACAGCCTTACTTAGTGAATATGATCATTTCATGAGTGCCTATCGTCAAAAGCATCCGCAAGGCTCTGGTAAGAAAGTCCTTATTTTAATGGGGTTGCCGGGGTCCTATGTGGTTGCAACAGATCATTCTTACGTGGGCAGCTTGATTAAGCTGGCTGGTGGCGAGAATGTCTATACGGATCCGAGTCAGCCGTTTTTAAATGTCAATGTTGAAGATATGCTGAAAAAAGATCCGGATATTATTTTGCGCACAGCGCATGCTCTGCCGGATGATGTCATGGCAATGTTCCGGGATGAATTTAATAAAAACCCTAATTGGAAACATTTTCGTGCTGTTCAAAAGGGTTGTGTTTACGACTTGAACCATGAACGGTTCGGGATGAGTGCAAAATTTAATTACCCGGAAGCCTTGGCGGATTTGGAGGAAATTTTATATGCGTAA
- a CDS encoding ABC transporter ATP-binding protein: MNIRHLSFSYGKHSILKDISLSFPAGSITTLLGANGSGKSTLFNCCTRYLRPQRGLIELDNKNIFHYSQKVFARKVAIVHQQNRISGDITVRKLVSYGRSPYLKMMSRYSEEDDKAVDKALLNTNLQNVAERQVLALSGGQRQRVWIAMALAQESEYLFLDEPTTYLDVRYQADLLKLIKTLNAQLGLTVVMILHDINQAIGISDKVIGMKQGEILFEGAPQEAITSEGVSRLYDTPLEAVTCGKRQLVLSPDIGDGPV; this comes from the coding sequence ATGAATATTAGACACCTGTCTTTCTCCTACGGAAAACATAGCATTCTTAAGGATATCAGCCTGTCTTTTCCGGCCGGGAGCATCACCACCCTGCTTGGCGCGAATGGTTCAGGAAAATCGACACTTTTTAATTGCTGTACCCGATATTTACGGCCACAAAGAGGGTTGATTGAGCTGGATAATAAGAATATTTTTCACTATTCGCAGAAGGTTTTTGCCCGTAAGGTGGCCATTGTCCATCAACAGAACCGTATTAGTGGAGATATTACAGTGAGAAAGTTGGTTAGCTACGGCCGTAGTCCATATCTGAAAATGATGTCGCGTTACAGCGAAGAAGACGATAAAGCCGTAGACAAGGCCTTGCTGAATACGAACCTCCAAAATGTAGCAGAGCGCCAGGTGCTTGCTTTATCCGGCGGACAACGGCAGCGGGTATGGATTGCTATGGCATTGGCGCAGGAAAGTGAGTATTTGTTTTTAGATGAACCCACCACTTATTTAGATGTACGTTATCAGGCAGATTTGCTGAAGTTGATTAAGACGCTTAATGCACAGTTGGGGTTGACGGTGGTTATGATTTTACACGATATCAATCAGGCCATCGGTATTTCTGATAAGGTGATTGGCATGAAACAAGGAGAAATCCTTTTTGAGGGGGCGCCACAAGAAGCCATTACGTCAGAGGGGGTGAGTCGACTTTACGATACCCCCTTGGAAGCAGTGACTTGTGGAAAGCGGCAGTTGGTACTATCGCCAGACATAGGCGATGGGCCTGTATAG
- a CDS encoding amino acid ABC transporter ATP-binding/permease protein produces the protein MKIQKLSWWRMVWRLLGMTRSLLKTLAVAIVAGSLGHIAAIAIPVLGAWSMVQVMNGNQPSLKNLAVAFIVLGLLRAALHYIEQLANHDMAFRILAVIRDRVFKALRRQAPAGLDQQNSGTLVSIITNDIELLEVFYAHTISPVAIAILVSGAMFAFLGSYHQAYALLALVVYLILALVVPVATARSGRVAGRQQRADLSRLNSILLDGFNGIRECIQFEQKNERKRLLTTGGQRLSRSVWQLQKTAWFNGSLSLGAVLLSYAAFWALAVYLLRSGAVQWDGVIVPTVAFMSGFGPVLALSNLANNLLLTFASGERVLQVLDAEPETPEVVGNKVDTFDKIALDKVFFSYEDKPILNGWQLTLKPKEIVGLTGPSGCGKSTALKLLLRFYDPERGHVRLNGLDLRKVDTASLRCLESYMTQETYLFNDTLLENVRLANLCATDEMVYEACRKAGIHDVICAFPEGYATQAGHLGTRLSAGERQRIGLARAFLHQGAVALFDEPTANLDSLNEGIILKAIRETSSERAVLIVSHRASTLRIADRLVCVNNH, from the coding sequence ATGAAGATACAGAAGCTTTCGTGGTGGCGCATGGTTTGGCGACTTTTGGGCATGACAAGGTCTCTTTTAAAGACGTTGGCAGTGGCAATTGTAGCCGGCAGTCTGGGACACATTGCTGCTATTGCTATCCCTGTTTTAGGCGCCTGGTCCATGGTCCAGGTGATGAACGGTAACCAGCCTTCGTTAAAAAACTTAGCGGTCGCTTTTATTGTTCTAGGTCTTTTGCGAGCTGCCTTACATTATATTGAACAGCTGGCGAATCACGATATGGCCTTTCGTATTTTAGCGGTCATTCGGGACCGTGTTTTTAAAGCCTTGCGTCGGCAGGCACCGGCAGGTTTGGACCAGCAGAATAGTGGTACTCTGGTTTCAATTATTACCAATGATATAGAATTGCTTGAAGTTTTTTATGCGCATACCATTTCGCCAGTAGCCATCGCTATTTTGGTGAGTGGTGCCATGTTCGCCTTTTTAGGCTCATATCATCAGGCCTATGCTTTATTGGCCTTGGTGGTGTACTTAATTTTAGCGCTTGTTGTACCGGTAGCAACTGCACGTTCAGGACGGGTAGCCGGACGCCAGCAGCGCGCTGATTTAAGTCGCCTAAACAGCATATTACTGGATGGCTTTAATGGTATCCGTGAATGTATTCAATTTGAACAGAAAAATGAGCGGAAGCGACTTTTAACCACGGGTGGTCAACGCTTATCCCGCTCTGTTTGGCAGTTGCAGAAAACAGCCTGGTTTAATGGAAGCCTTTCTTTAGGAGCAGTGCTTTTGAGCTATGCGGCCTTTTGGGCTTTGGCGGTGTATCTATTGCGCAGTGGTGCTGTTCAGTGGGACGGTGTGATTGTGCCAACGGTGGCATTTATGTCTGGCTTCGGGCCGGTGCTTGCTTTGTCAAATTTAGCTAATAATTTATTACTGACCTTTGCATCCGGTGAACGTGTATTGCAGGTCTTGGATGCTGAACCGGAAACGCCGGAAGTGGTGGGCAATAAGGTAGACACCTTTGACAAAATAGCGCTGGACAAGGTATTCTTTTCTTATGAAGATAAGCCAATCTTAAACGGCTGGCAATTGACCCTAAAACCAAAAGAAATAGTGGGCCTGACAGGCCCATCGGGCTGTGGTAAATCAACGGCATTAAAGCTGCTGCTGCGCTTTTATGACCCGGAAAGGGGACATGTTAGATTAAACGGTTTGGATTTGCGCAAGGTTGATACAGCATCATTGCGATGCTTGGAAAGCTACATGACACAGGAAACGTATCTGTTTAACGATACGCTGCTGGAAAATGTACGTTTGGCCAATCTATGTGCTACAGACGAAATGGTTTATGAAGCTTGTCGTAAAGCGGGTATTCATGATGTGATATGTGCTTTCCCTGAGGGTTATGCGACGCAGGCCGGTCACTTAGGCACTCGGCTATCTGCCGGTGAACGGCAGCGAATTGGTTTAGCACGAGCATTTTTGCATCAAGGCGCAGTTGCTCTTTTTGATGAACCAACGGCAAATTTGGATAGTTTAAATGAAGGCATTATTTTAAAAGCCATTCGGGAAACGTCTTCTGAACGGGCAGTTTTAATTGTCAGTCATCGTGCGTCGACGCTGCGTATTGCAGATCGACTGGTGTGTGTCAACAATCATTAA
- a CDS encoding MarR family winged helix-turn-helix transcriptional regulator, which translates to MFEFSLTNHQKQYLLYLLESDRDESLPTISSYFQCSKVNSKKIIDRMVKVGLVYKEQNIIHLSELGRCIAEENMVERDEMAVVLHEGLGIEKNSARELANSMLMEESRHMRTRLLSMARYFVKVERRQGTSLSADEMAQILGPGMSRIYFVVFQEENSPDDAFIPLSMALRGLYKDVAVTIMPEGDDHYITFRAKPIEEVYGDTHYSGKPKLFVYQDEGKERIVPVGDTVRLPFRLIRKWYYTGGGILQAALELCVIPDVNIKHRHYAKFVFTINLFNLS; encoded by the coding sequence ATGTTTGAGTTTTCACTGACCAATCACCAAAAACAATATCTTTTGTATTTGCTGGAGTCTGATCGCGATGAATCGCTGCCAACGATTTCTAGCTATTTTCAATGCAGCAAGGTAAACAGTAAAAAAATTATTGACCGCATGGTTAAGGTGGGGTTGGTCTATAAAGAGCAGAATATTATTCATTTATCTGAACTGGGGCGGTGCATTGCCGAAGAGAACATGGTTGAGCGTGATGAAATGGCCGTGGTTCTCCATGAAGGGCTGGGTATTGAGAAAAACAGTGCCCGCGAGTTGGCCAATTCTATGTTGATGGAAGAGTCTCGGCATATGCGCACACGGCTGCTTTCCATGGCCCGTTATTTTGTAAAAGTGGAAAGACGCCAAGGAACCAGCCTTTCTGCTGATGAAATGGCACAAATTCTTGGCCCCGGTATGAGTCGCATTTATTTTGTCGTATTTCAAGAAGAAAACAGCCCGGACGATGCCTTTATCCCCTTGTCGATGGCGCTGCGTGGCTTGTATAAAGACGTAGCGGTGACCATTATGCCGGAGGGCGATGACCATTATATTACCTTCCGGGCCAAGCCTATTGAAGAGGTTTACGGGGACACACATTATTCTGGGAAGCCAAAGCTTTTTGTTTACCAGGATGAGGGAAAGGAGCGCATTGTACCGGTTGGTGATACGGTTCGCTTGCCATTTCGGTTGATTCGAAAATGGTATTATACCGGTGGTGGTATTTTACAAGCTGCTTTGGAATTGTGTGTTATTCCGGATGTTAATATTAAACATCGCCACTATGCAAAATTTGTGTTTACCATTAACTTGTTCAACTTATCCTAA
- a CDS encoding FecCD family ABC transporter permease, translating into MRNQESCSPNPRGWRQGIFLKAGAFLVTGALLVLLTIVSTTVGRLDVGLGELWQGLVGGGNEAVDTVIDVRLPRIIIALFAGAALAVSGTLLQAVMKNPLTDPGIIGISSAAALVGSLVTALFPALFFSVPLLSVVGGLLAYLAIYSLAWDGGVHPTRLILVGVALNMTFTGIGQAVAAAFGGGGNMSATQSIVSGHIAQKTWDDVRLLALYVGVTLVVALLSARVCNLLALDDKTARGLGIAVDRNRFWVALIAIILAAITTSVVGIVGFLGLLVPHIARLLVGSDHKVLIPYAVLLGALFMLASDTIGRAVFYPYEVPAAVIMAVVGGPFFIALLKIGGQTDEY; encoded by the coding sequence ATGCGTAATCAGGAAAGCTGTTCTCCGAACCCTAGGGGTTGGCGGCAGGGAATTTTTTTAAAAGCCGGCGCCTTTCTGGTAACGGGAGCATTACTGGTCTTATTGACCATTGTTTCGACTACTGTAGGCCGTCTAGATGTGGGCCTGGGGGAACTTTGGCAGGGGCTTGTGGGTGGAGGTAATGAAGCTGTAGATACGGTTATTGATGTGCGGCTGCCGCGGATTATTATCGCACTTTTTGCTGGGGCAGCCTTGGCTGTTTCCGGAACATTATTGCAGGCAGTGATGAAGAATCCACTGACTGATCCGGGCATTATCGGTATTTCATCTGCAGCAGCATTGGTCGGTAGCCTGGTGACGGCTCTTTTCCCAGCCTTATTTTTTAGCGTTCCGCTCTTGTCCGTCGTCGGCGGTTTGCTGGCCTATTTGGCCATTTATTCGCTCGCTTGGGACGGCGGTGTTCATCCAACACGGTTGATCCTGGTGGGGGTGGCCTTGAACATGACCTTTACCGGTATCGGTCAAGCGGTGGCTGCGGCTTTCGGGGGTGGTGGTAATATGAGCGCTACACAATCTATTGTCAGTGGTCATATTGCACAGAAAACTTGGGATGATGTCCGGCTTTTAGCGCTATATGTGGGTGTGACCCTGGTGGTGGCCCTTTTATCGGCCCGGGTATGCAATCTTTTAGCGTTGGACGATAAGACGGCGCGCGGACTGGGCATCGCTGTCGACCGAAACCGTTTTTGGGTGGCGCTCATTGCCATTATTTTAGCTGCAATCACCACATCTGTGGTAGGAATAGTCGGCTTTTTAGGGTTGCTGGTACCTCATATTGCAAGACTCTTGGTAGGTAGCGACCATAAAGTATTGATTCCTTATGCTGTTTTATTAGGAGCGCTCTTTATGCTGGCCAGTGACACCATCGGCAGGGCTGTTTTTTATCCCTATGAAGTGCCGGCGGCGGTTATCATGGCAGTGGTTGGTGGTCCTTTCTTTATTGCCTTACTGAAAATAGGAGGGCAAACTGATGAATATTAG
- a CDS encoding ABC transporter ATP-binding protein/permease, translating into MNTKRLLQAVSGTRRYIAISVIMQVVALVVNIFMIFVIADFAQALLDANFQLAPVCMAIGAALLLRLICQYLQTWANYRSSIAVKQRLRIALFDKAYAYGVSYSRYISPAELVQIGVEGVEQLDNYYGRFLPQLVYSLLAPIILFGFLVRLNVVVALVLVAFIPIIPLAIVLVQKLAKRVMNSYWGSFIGLAERFLDNVQGLVTLKVYGADEDRNEAMNREAEAFRVATMRVLGMQLSNIAVMDVVAYGGAALGTFAAIVAFSRGDLSVSGCLAFMLLSAEFFLPLRQLGSFFHVAMNGLSAVDRLFSVLDKPAAPERVLTASPDGVAAQLEDVHFGYDIDNPVLKGIDLTIHTGELVAVVGASGCGKSTLAALLSGEYDPTSGRICYMFGSGAASKELLADRVARIDAEPWLFSESVRDNLRMADAQADDEKLWHVLKQVRLAERFAAEDGLDTLVREGGANLSGGQRQRLAIARLLLKEADLYIFDEATSNVDAESEAVIMEVVQQLCSKASVLLITHRLQLTLAANRVAFMQGGYIVEEGRAEELLAQNGLFAEMFNRQSALESYGQGQVQRKETVQMAAPEESLVQVTALRSQRQMTYLPERLRTEAIQ; encoded by the coding sequence ATGAATACGAAACGTCTTTTACAGGCGGTATCTGGAACACGGCGTTATATTGCTATATCGGTCATCATGCAGGTGGTGGCCTTGGTGGTCAATATTTTTATGATTTTTGTTATTGCTGATTTTGCGCAGGCCTTGCTTGACGCAAATTTTCAATTGGCACCTGTGTGCATGGCGATTGGGGCAGCTTTATTGCTACGTTTGATTTGTCAGTATCTTCAAACCTGGGCGAATTATCGTTCCTCTATCGCAGTGAAGCAACGTTTACGGATCGCTCTTTTTGATAAGGCGTACGCATATGGTGTTTCTTACAGTCGTTATATTTCGCCGGCAGAATTGGTTCAAATTGGGGTAGAGGGTGTTGAGCAGCTGGATAATTATTACGGTCGCTTTTTACCTCAGTTGGTATATTCCTTACTGGCACCGATTATTTTATTTGGTTTTTTGGTACGGTTAAATGTCGTTGTGGCCCTGGTATTGGTAGCTTTTATCCCGATTATTCCTTTGGCTATTGTTTTAGTTCAAAAATTAGCCAAGCGGGTGATGAACAGTTATTGGGGTTCCTTTATCGGTTTGGCGGAACGTTTTTTGGACAATGTACAGGGCTTGGTAACGTTAAAAGTGTACGGGGCTGACGAGGATCGTAATGAGGCAATGAATCGCGAGGCGGAGGCATTTCGCGTTGCAACCATGCGCGTTCTGGGGATGCAGTTGTCTAACATAGCGGTAATGGATGTGGTGGCTTACGGTGGTGCAGCTTTGGGAACGTTTGCGGCGATTGTCGCATTTAGTCGCGGGGATTTAAGTGTATCCGGTTGTCTTGCTTTTATGTTGCTCAGTGCGGAATTCTTTTTGCCGCTGCGTCAATTGGGGTCTTTTTTTCACGTGGCGATGAATGGTTTATCGGCGGTTGATCGTCTATTCAGCGTGTTGGATAAGCCGGCTGCACCTGAGCGGGTCTTGACGGCGTCTCCAGATGGGGTGGCGGCGCAGTTGGAAGATGTTCATTTTGGCTATGACATTGATAATCCGGTTTTAAAAGGCATTGATTTGACGATTCATACCGGTGAACTGGTTGCCGTAGTCGGTGCTTCAGGCTGTGGCAAGTCAACTTTAGCGGCACTTTTAAGTGGGGAATATGATCCGACCAGCGGTCGAATTTGTTACATGTTCGGTTCAGGTGCGGCGTCAAAAGAACTTTTAGCGGACCGTGTAGCGCGTATTGATGCGGAACCCTGGCTTTTTAGCGAGAGTGTCCGAGATAATCTGCGCATGGCCGATGCACAGGCAGATGATGAAAAACTCTGGCATGTTTTGAAACAAGTCCGCTTGGCCGAGCGGTTTGCAGCGGAAGACGGGCTGGATACGCTGGTTCGTGAAGGTGGAGCCAACCTATCCGGCGGACAACGCCAACGGTTGGCGATTGCCAGGCTACTGCTAAAAGAAGCTGACCTGTATATTTTTGATGAAGCAACCAGTAATGTTGACGCGGAAAGTGAAGCGGTGATTATGGAGGTGGTTCAGCAGTTATGCTCAAAAGCGTCGGTGCTTTTAATCACCCATCGGCTGCAGTTAACTTTGGCAGCAAACCGTGTGGCATTTATGCAAGGTGGTTACATTGTAGAGGAAGGAAGAGCAGAAGAACTGCTTGCCCAAAACGGATTGTTTGCGGAGATGTTTAACCGCCAGAGTGCTTTGGAATCATACGGGCAAGGCCAGGTTCAACGGAAGGAAACCGTCCAAATGGCCGCACCGGAAGAGTCGCTGGTGCAGGTGACTGCTTTGCGATCGCAACGGCAGATGACTTACTTGCCGGAACGGCTGAGAACGGAGGCGATTCAATGA
- a CDS encoding flavodoxin family protein, translating into MMKGLIAYSSLTGNTKTLAEKLAVGLAELGDWTLVDIKKGASAQGYDCVLAGGWIDRAWPDKVAKQWIQALPKEIPCGIFVTMGAEPSSEHGDRVRANLDSLLECFKVSLDKAVLPGLVDPVLLERVRKMPAQALGENGESIREQMVAAGERSRVATEEEYEEAVAAFRKTIQDKIS; encoded by the coding sequence ATGATGAAAGGACTTATCGCCTACTCTTCCCTAACCGGGAATACGAAAACATTAGCTGAAAAATTAGCCGTTGGATTAGCCGAACTCGGTGACTGGACGCTTGTCGATATCAAAAAGGGCGCATCTGCTCAAGGGTATGATTGCGTTTTGGCTGGTGGATGGATTGACCGCGCCTGGCCTGATAAAGTGGCCAAGCAATGGATTCAAGCTCTGCCTAAGGAAATCCCCTGTGGAATTTTTGTGACCATGGGGGCTGAGCCGTCAAGTGAACATGGTGACCGAGTACGGGCTAATTTAGACAGCCTTTTAGAGTGTTTTAAAGTTTCTTTGGATAAGGCTGTTTTACCAGGCCTGGTTGACCCTGTTCTTTTAGAGCGGGTCCGGAAGATGCCGGCACAGGCTTTGGGGGAAAACGGAGAAAGCATTAGGGAACAAATGGTGGCGGCCGGAGAAAGGTCCCGGGTGGCTACTGAAGAGGAATATGAAGAGGCTGTAGCTGCTTTTCGCAAGACGATACAGGATAAAATTTCCTAA